From Glycine max cultivar Williams 82 chromosome 11, Glycine_max_v4.0, whole genome shotgun sequence, the proteins below share one genomic window:
- the LOC100806118 gene encoding serine carboxypeptidase-like 48, whose protein sequence is MFYFFFESRNNKDDPVVIWLTGGPGCGSELALFYENGPFHIANNLSLTWNDYGWDQASNILFVDQPTGTGFSYSSEESDIRHDETGISNDLYDFLQEFFKAHPEFVKNDFYITGESYAGHYVPALASRVNQGNKQNQGIHINLKGFAIGNGLTNPAIQYQAYPDFALDNGIITNAEYDNISKLIPGCEQAAKTCENQGGQSCATALYICQNIFSLILDYAGNINYYDIRKKCVGELCYDFGNVEEFLNQKKVKSALGVRDDLQYVLCSTTVHAAMLQDWMRNMEVGIPSLLEDGIKLLVYAGEEDLICNWLGNSRWAHAMEWSGQKAFGTSSTVKFVVDGVEAGSLNSYGPLSFLKVHGAGHMVPMDQPKVALQMLKSWMGGKLNASFY, encoded by the exons ATGTTCTACTTTTTCTTTGAATCACGGAACAATAAGGATGATCCTGTAGTGATATGGTTGACTGGAGGACCAGGGTGTGGAAGTGAATTAGCTTTGTTTTATGAGAATGGTCCTTTTCATATTGCCAATAACTTGTCTCTTACATGGAATGATTACGGCTGGGACCAG gcatcaaatattttatttgttgaccaACCTACGGGTACAGGTTTCAGTTACTCTTCTGAGGAAAGTGACATTCGTCATGATGAAACAGGAATTAGCAATGACTTATATGACTTCTTGCAG GAGTTTTTCAAGGCGCATCCTGAGTTTGTTAagaatgatttttatattactgGAGAATCATACGCTGGGCACTATGTTCCGGCACTTGCATCCCGGGTTAACCAAggaaataaacaaaatcaaggaATCCATATAAACCTCAAG GGTTTTGCTATTGGTAATGGATTAACAAATCCTGCAATTCAATACCAAGCTTACCCAGATTTTGCATTAGACAATGGAATAATTACAAATGCTGAGTACGATAACATCAGCAAGTTAATCCCAGGGTGTGAACAAGCTGCTAAAACTTGCG aaaatcaaGGTGGACAAAGTTGCGCGACTGCGTTATATATTTGTCAAAACATATTTAGTCTTATCCTGGATTATGCTGGCAACATTAAT TACTATGACATCAGAAAGAAGTGTGTGGGAGAATTGTGCTATGACTTCGGTAACGTGGAGGAGTTTTTAAACCAGAAGAAAGTGAAGAGTGCTTTAGGTGTGAGGGATGACTTGCAGTATGTTTTATGCAGTACAACAGTTCATGCTGCTATGCTTCAAGATTGGATGAGAAACATGGAAGTGGGGATTCCTTCTCTTCTTGAGGATGGAATCAAGTTGCTTGTGTATGCAGGGGAAGAAGATCTCATATGCAATTGGCTTG GGAATTCAAGGTGGGCTCATGCCATGGAGTGGTCAGGCCAAAAGGCCTTTGGAACATCTTCTACAGTGAAATTTGTGGTTGATGGTGTAGAAGCAGGGTCTCTTAATAGCTATGGACCTCTCTCTTTTCTCAAG GTGCATGGGGCTGGGCACATGGTCCCTATGGATCAACCAAAAGTTGCACTTCAAATGTTGAAAAGCTGGATGGGAGGGAAATTGAATGCCTCCTTCTATTAG
- the LOC100814314 gene encoding protein N-lysine methyltransferase METTL21A produces the protein MEPDRLNSPTTFEMPLEVMGHELQFSQDPNSKHLGTTVWDASLVFAKFLERNCRKGRFSPAKLKGKRVIELGAGCGVSGIGMALLGCDVIVTDQKEVLPLLQRNVERNISRIMQKNPDSFGSIKVAELQWGDESHIKAVGPPFDYIIGTDVVYVEHLLEPLLQTILALSGPRTTTMLGYEIRSTSVHEKMLQMWKRNFDVKTVAKSKMDETFQHPSIQLFIMGFKQSAECTENPGQATVEKVDVETVVEDESSEGNVVVEGSGLVEENVGDHSKPISQNAKLSEWEARRYGAMAARVLKDVKIS, from the exons ATGGAGCCTGACAG GTTAAATTCCCCAACCACATTTGAGATGCCATTGGAGGTTATGGGCCATGAGTTGCAGTTTTCTCAG GATCCCAATTCCAAGCACTTAGGGACTACAGTATGGGATGCATCACTTGTGTTTGCCAAGTTTCTT GAACGGAATTGCAGAAAGGGAAGGTTTTCCCCAGCTAAACTTAAAGGAAAACGTGTAATTGAACTAGGAGCTGGTTGTGGTGTTTCTGGTATTG GCATGGCTTTGCTGGGGTGTGATGTTATAGTGACAGACCAAAAGGAGGTTTTGCCATTGTTACAGAGAAATGTTGAGCGTAATATTTCACGGATCATGCAAAAGAATCCTG ATTCATTTGGTTCGATCAAGGTGGCTGAGCTTCAGTGGGGAGATGAGAGTCATATTAAGGCAGTTGGTCCTCCATTTGACTACATCATTGGcactgatgtt GTTTATGTAGAGCATCTATTGGAGCCTCTATTACAGACAATTCTTGCTTTATCTGGACCAAGGACTACAACTATG ttgggGTATGAGATCCGCTCCACGAGTGTCCATGAGAAGATGCTTCAGATGTGGAAAAGAAACTTTGACGTCAAGACTGTTGCGAAGTCCAAG ATGGATGAAACATTTCAACATCCAAGTATTCAACTCTTCATTATGGGATTTAAACAATCAGCCGAGTGCACAGAGAACCCAGGTCAGGCAACTGTTGAAAAAGTTGATGTGGAAACTGTTGTGGAGGATGAAAGCAGTGAGGGAAATGTTGTAGTAGAAGGATCTGGTCTCGTTGAAGAAAATGTGGGGGATCACAGTAAGCCAATCTCTCAAAATGCAAAGCTTAGTGAGTGGGAAGCCAGAAGGTATGGAGCAATGGCTGCTAGGGTTTTGAAAGATGTAAAAATATCTTGA